In a single window of the Scophthalmus maximus strain ysfricsl-2021 chromosome 18, ASM2237912v1, whole genome shotgun sequence genome:
- the ndufaf7 gene encoding protein arginine methyltransferase NDUFAF7, mitochondrial, which produces MRMFLCVKTQKLLSRVLSPSATVRWRRLSCVSSPDEDKPRPSVLRHLTTKLKATGPIPVAEYMREVLTNPVTGYYVRNNMLGPDGDFITSPEISQIFGELLGVWIVSEWIGAGRPKQLQLVELGPGKGSLACDVLRVLAQLRSVLGDASASLHLVEVSPALSRLQAQNLTGDRSQEANAEDEPVYRRGETAGGLPVSWYRRLDDVPAGFSVFLAHEFFDALPVHKFQRTAKGWREVMVDIDPEKPGQLRFVVAPSPTLASSTFVQAGERRDHVEVCPEGGVIVQQLAQRIAEDGGAALIADYGHDGTKTDTFRGFKGHQLHDVLAAPGSADLTADVDFSYLRRMAGGGVACLGPVAQRTFLKNMGIDTRMQVLLRNCSDASTRKQLIGSYNMLTDPAQMGERFLFFGLLHRSRLTQPERATGLTLDTKTKKSPLPPPVAGFTELSFS; this is translated from the exons ATGAggatgtttctctgtgttaaaACTCAGAAGCTGCTCAGCAGAGTCCTCAGTCCGTCAGCAACAG tgcgaTGGCGCAGACTCTCCTGCGTCTCTTCGCCCGATGAAGATAAGCCCCGGCCGTCCGTGCTGCGACACCTCACCACCAAATTAAAAGCCACGGGTCCGATTCCCGTGGCCGAGTACATGCGGGAGGTGCTCACCAACCCCGTGACG ggatATTACGTGAGGAACAACATGCTGGGACCAGACGGAGATTTCATCACGTCGCCAGAAATCAGTCAGATCTTCGGAGAG CTGCTCGGCGTGTGGATTGTCAGCGAGTGGATCGGAGCCGGTCGACccaaacagctgcagctggtcgAGCTCGGACCCGGAAAGGGATCGTTGGCCTGCGACGTCCTCAGA GTGTTGGCTCAGCTGCGCTCGGTGCTCGGCGATGCGTCGGCGTCGCTCCACCTGGTCGAGGTGAGTCCGGCTCTGAGTCGGCTGCAAGCCCAGAATCTTACCGGCGACCGCAGCCAGGAGGCGAACGCCGAGGACGAGCCGGTTTACCGCCGCGGGGAGACGGCGGGCGGTCTGCCGGTGTCCTGGTACCGCCGCCTGGACGACGTCCCTGCAG gtTTCAGTGTCTTCCTCGCTCACGAGTTCTTTGACGCTCTGCCCGTCCACAAGTTTCAG AGGACGGCGAAAGGCTggagggaggtgatggtggaCATCGACCCGGAGAAGCCCGGGCAGCTGAGGTTCGTCGTGGCGCCGTCTCCCACATTGGCCTCGTCCACTTTCGTACAG gcAGGCGAAAGGCGGGATCACGTGGAGGTGTGCCCAGAGGGCGGGGTCATCGTCCAGCAGCTGGCCCAGCGGATCGCGGAGGACGGCGGGGCGGCGCTGATCGCCGACTATGGCCACGACGGCACCAAGACGGACACGTTCAGG GGTTTCAAAGGTCACCAGCTCCATGACGTCCTGGCCGCGCCCGGCTCTGCCGACCTCACCGCCGACGTGGACTTCAGCTACCTGCGGAGGATGGCGGGAGGGGGTGTGGCCTGTCTAGGCCCCGTCGCCCAGCGGACGTTCCTGAAGAACATGGGCATCGACACGCGAATGCAG GTTCTGCTGAGGAACTGCAGCGACGCGTCCACCAGGAAGCAGCTGATTGGCAGCTACAACATGTTGACCGACCCCGCCCAGATGGGCGAGCGCTTCCTCTTCTTTGGCCTGCTGCACCGCAGCCGCCTCACCCAACCCGAGAGGGCGACGGGCCTGACGCTGGACacaaagacgaagaagagcCCGCTGCCGCCGCCCGTGGCCGGATTCACAGAGCTCAGCTTCTCCTGA